In Aurantimicrobium minutum, the DNA window AGACTATTTCTCTTTATCTTCGTCGTGCCGAGTATGACGTAACGTGACGACGGGTAAGGTTTTATCCGTGGCTGAGATTGAATTTCGTTCAGATGTAACTGTTGAATTGGTGCGCTCGAGCGCCCATGACTCTGATGTGCTTTTTGCGGCACGTGTATCGACCCAGGGGGAGCAGACTCTCGAAGAGTCCATGCACACTCCTGAGTCACGTGCAGAGGATGAAAAGCGTGACAAGGGCCTCATCAACTATCTGATGCGTGATCGCCACGGCTCACCTTTTGAGCACAACTCGATGACTTTTTATGTGCAGGCACCCATCTTTGTCTTCCGCGAATTTATGCGTCACCGTATTGCTTCGTACAACGAAGAGTCTGCACGTTATCGTGAACTCAACCCCGTGTTCTATGTTCCAGCTCCAGCCCGTAACCTCATTCAGGTGGGTAAACCAGGTGCATATGACTTCGTTCCTGGGACTGCGGAACAAGCTGCCCTCACCCGTGAAGCAACTATTCATGCCGTCTCTGTTGCGTACCAAGAGTACGAGCGCATGCTCGAAGCAGGTATTGCTCGTGAGGTTGCACGTGGCGTTCTGCCGGTAGCGACATACTCTTCGATGTACGTCACCATGAACGCCCGTTCGTTGATGAACTTCCTTTCGTTGCGGACTAAGCGTGAAGGTACACACTTCCCCTCCTTCCCTCAGCGAGAGATTGAAATGGTCGCTGAAAAGATGGAAGACGAGTGGGCAAAGCTCATGCCACTGACCTATGCGGCGTTCAATGAGCACGGCCGCGTTTCGCCGTAATCCGCTCCAGCGATACGCTTAATTTGTGGCTACAGCAGAAAACCCCTTCGGACAGGTCCTTGTCGCGCTCGTAACTCCCTTCACTGCAGACGGTGAAGTCGACTGGAACGATGTTGAAAAGCACATCGACCATGTTGTTTCCAACGGTGCAGACGGCATAGTCGTCACGGGAACCACCGGTGAAACGAGCACCTTGACAGACGATGAGAAGGTCAAGCTTGTAGAGGTTGGTAAGAATGTTGCCGGCAATCGCGCCAAGATCATCATGGGTGGTCCCTCTAACGAGACAGCGCACGCGATAGAACTTGCTAAGAAGAGTGCCAAGGCTGGTGCTGACGGCATCATGGCCGTCACGCCCTATTACAACAAGCCCACTCAAGCCGGTGTGCTGACTCACTTCCGCATGGTTGCTGACGCTACTGACCTGCCCTTCATCATGTATGACATCCCAGGTCGTGCGGGTATCCAGATTCAGTACGAAACCATCCTGCGTTTGGCCAAGCACCCCAACATCGTTGCAGTCAAAGATGCCAAGGGGGACTTCAGCGAGGTAAGCCGAGTGCTCAACCAGACTGACCTGTTGTACTTCTCGGGAGATGACGCAAACGTCCTACCTCACATGGCTATCGGAGCTTCCGGCTTGATTGGTGTCACCGCCAACGTCGCCCCCGCTCCTTACCGGGCAATGGTGGATGCGGTGAATCGCGGTGACCTCACTGCGGCAACTCAGCAACACATGGCGTTGGAGCCTCTGGTGCGTGCAATCATGACGCACGTGCCTGGAACTGTTGCCGCTAAATATGTTCTCCACGGTTTGGGCAGAATTGGTAGCCCCCGTGTTCGTCTGCCACTTGTTGGTCCTGAAGAGTGGGAAGCAGCAAAGATTGAAGACGAGATTGCACTCGTTGGAGCAATCGAGGGTGTTGATTTCTCTAACTTCCGTCCAGATCGCAATGCCGCCGCAGGTGGAGCATTGCCCAAAATCGCCGGCACTACACGGTAGCGCCACACTCGTCAGGGCAACCGCCAGGGCGTGAATACGAGTCTTTACAGACTCACACTCGTAAGAGGAATATGCCTAACGAATTATTTGACCCACATGTTTTAGAACCTGGAACGCTGCGCGTTGTCCCGCTCGGAGGAGTGGGTGAAATCGGTCGCAACATGACCGTCTATGAACTGGGCGGCAAGCTTCTCGTCGTGGATTGCGGTGTTCTTTTTCCTGAAGAGACCCAGCCAGGTGTGGACCTCATCCTTCCTGACTTCAGCTACATCCGTGACCGCATGGATGACATCCTTGCCATTGTTCTCACGCATGGGCATGAGGATCACATTGGTGCTGTTCCTTATCTGTTGCGTTTGAAAAATGACATTCCTCTGGTGGGCTCTAGCCTCACGCTTGCGTTGATTGAAGCCAAGCTCAAAGAGCACCGCATTCAGCCATACACGCTTCAAGTCAGAGAGGGGGATAAGGAACAGTTCGGTCCCTACGAACTCGAATTCGTTGCGGTCAATCACTCGATTCCTGATGCGCTTGCGGTAGCTATTCGCTCAGAAGCAGGTCTTGTTCTTCACACAGGTGACTTCAAGATGGATCAACTTCCTCTTGATGGCCGCCTGACCGACCTTCGTGCATTTGCCCGTCTCGGTGAAGAAGGTGTTGATCTGTTCCTGCCGGATTCAACGAATGCGGATGTTCCCGGATTTACTCCGCTAGAACGTGACATTGGTCCTGTTTTGGAGAGTGTGATTCATCGTTCACAGCGCCGCGTTATTGTGGCCAGCTTTTCGTCTCACGTGCACCGTGTCCAGCAGGTCATTGATGCTGCTGTGGCCAACAACCGACACGTTGTTTTGATGGGGCGCTCAATGGTGCGCAACATGGGCATTGCGGCCGAACTTGGTTATCTCGAGGTTCCAGAGGGAACCATTATCGATGCCAAGAAGGCTGCAGAGCTTCCCGATGACCGCTTGGTGTACATGTCCACTGGTTCTCAAGGTGAACCCATGGCGGTACTAGCTCGCATGGCAAACCTGGAGCATCAGATTGAGGTGGGACCTGGGGACACCGTGATTCTTGCGTCAAGTTTGATACCCGGCAATGAGAATGCAGTCTTCAGAGTTATTGATGGGTTGACAAAACTTGGTGCCAAAGTTGTCCATAAGGGCAATGCCAAGGTGCATGTTTCAGGCCACGCGGCAGCAGGGGAGTTGCTTTACTGCTACAACATCTTGCAACCCAAGAACGTTTTTCCCGTGCACGGCGAATACCGTCACTTGGTGGCGAACGCCAACCTTGCTATTGATTCAGGCGTAGATGCACACCGCACCATCCTGGGTGAGGATGGAACAGTCATTGACCTCAAGGGTGGAATTGCCCGAGTAGTAGGCCAGCTCGATATCGGATATGTCTACGTCGACGGTTCTAGCGTGGGCGAAATTACCGATAACGATCTCAAGGACAGACGCATCCTTGCTGAGGAAGGATTTATTTCCATCATCGTGGTGGTTGACCCTGCCACAGGCAAGATCATCGTTGGGCCGGAGATTCACGCCAAGGGCTTCGCTGAAGATGATGCTGTCTTTGATGAAATTAAACCCGCTATTGCGAGAGCTCTGCAAGAGGCCGCGCATAACGGTGTTCGTGACACGCATTCTTTGCAGCAGGTCATTCGACGAACTGTTGGCCAGTGGGTGTCCAAGAGCTATAGACGCCGCCCCATGATTATTCCTCTCGTCATTGAGGCCTAATTGTCGAATAAGTAGTCGACGCGTGTCGACGACAAGGTTTATGCTGTTGACATGCCAACACCAGTCAAGCCAAAGCAGGCTACCCGCGCAGACGTTGCGCGGCTAGCAGGTGTTTCGGAGAGCACTGTGAGTTACGCGCTGACAGGTGTGAGGCCTATTGGTGAGCAAACGAGAGAACGTATTTTTGCAGCCATGGAGGAACTGGGCTATGTCCCTAATGCCATGGCTCAGGCGCTCGCCGGAAAAAAATCTGGAATTCTTGCGTTGCTTTTCCCCGTCGGAGAGCGTGGATTTAACGAAACAGACTTCGAATATGTTCAAGCTGCTAATGAGGCCGTTTCTGAGGAGGGTTACCAACTTCTGCTGTGGCCGAACGCTGTGGAAGATATTGATTCTCTGACGAAGATTGTCAACCAGGGACTCGTCGAGGGTGTTCTCCTCATGGAGGTCCGCGCCGATGACCCTCGCGTTGATGTGCTGGAGCAGGCAGGTATGCCTTTTTGTCTCATTGGTAGAACAGATTATTCAGATAATTTGACCTATGTAGATGCTGACTTTTCACAGTGGGGTCCCATGGCAATTCGCCATCTGGTAGATCTCGGGCACAAACATGTTGGGTTTATCGGTATTGGGGATGAGTTGGTCGCGGCAGGATATGGACCTGCGGTCAGAACTGAATCGGGTATGAAAGAAGAAGCACGCCGTGCTGGAGTCAGCTTGTATATGAAACATATGCCAGCAACTATTCGTGCAGGACGTGCGGCGATGACGGAGCTTCTCAAAGATAATCCTGAAGTGACCGCGGTGATTGGGTTCAACGAACCAGCCATGATTGGTGCTCTTGAGGTAATTGCCACACATGGGCTTGAAATTCCACGGGACATATCCATCATGTCTCTGGGTCTTTCAGAAATTGCCGCAAACCTTACCGTTCCTGCTCAAAGTACCATCGGTGTGGAGGGCAAGGATTTGGGACGTATGGCCGGACAGTATTTAGTTGCACGTCTGAACGGGGACACCAAATCTGTTCTTCAACACTTGTCTGCCCCTCACTTTGTTGATCGCGGAAGCACGGCTTCGCCCTCTCGTTGAGAACTGCAGAATCACATTTTGGTTACAAATCAAGAAATTGCCCGAAATTTGTAGACAGAGCTCAGTAATACGCGATAGATTTCTCTCTATCGACGCGCGTCGACGACGCGCGTCGAACCTAGAAGCACCAAAGATGTTGCGTGACCGCAAGGCCACCAATGAGATAGGTAATCACAGAAGAAGGAAAGTACACGGTCTTACTCACCACTCGTGAAAGCGAGAGAAACCCTTCGGGGGATTGAGGCCGTAAACACCTTCGCTACGAAAGGAAAAAACTATGGCAGTTTTTAGCCGTAAGAAAGCAGCCGTTGCCGGTATTGCTGTTACTGCTGTTGCCGCCTCCCTCATGCTGAGCGGATGTGCAACAAGCGATTCCAGCAACCCTAACTTCAAGGACTGCAAGGAAGTAACCGACATCACATGGCTTGGAACCATCAAGGTTGAGATCCAGGACCAGTTCACCAACGCAATCGACACCTACAACGCAACTAACACCGATTGCACCACCGTAACCATCGTTGAGTCTCCTGACCAGCCATTCCTCCAGACCGTCACCACCATGTACGAAGCTGGTGAAGCACCAACCATCATGACTGCTCTCCAGGAACTTCCTGACATGGCAGACAAGGTTATGGACTGGACCGGTCAGCCTCTGGCTGAGCTCGCAGCTCCTGGAACTCTTGACGTAGCAAACATCGATGGCAAGCAGGTTGGTATCCCCGTTACTGCTGAAGCTTTCGGACTTCTCTACAACAAGGCAGTTCTTGACGCAGCTGGTGTAGACCCTGCAGCAATCAAGACCCGCTCTGACCTCGCTAACGCATTCGCAGCAGTGAAGGCAACTGGTGTTTCACCAATGCACTTCTCCGGTCTGTGGTGGTCACTCGGTGCTCACCTCACCAACGTTTACCACGCAAACGCAGCTGACACCGCTGAAGGACAGCTTGCTGTTCTCGACGAGCTGACTGCTGGTAGCAAGTCACTCATGGATGACCCTGCATTCATCAACTGGCTGGACACCTTCGACCTTCTGAAGGCAAACACCATTGACACCGCAACCATCGCTGACTCTGACTACGACGTCGCTGTTGAGAACCTTGCAACCGGACAGTCCGCTTTCTGGTTCATGGGTAACTGGGCAGAGCCAAACCTCCTCACCACCACTCCTGATGGTGAATTCGGCATCATGCCTCTGCCAATCAACGACAACGCTGGTTCGGCTGCGAACGAGAACATCTCCGTTGGTGTTCCTTTCTACATCATGATCGACACCGAGCAGTCCACCGAAGCACAGCAAAAGTCCGCTATTGCCGTTCTGACCTGGTTCCTCACCACTCCTGAGGGTCAGGCATTCTGGGCTGGTCCAGTTGAGAAGGATGGCATGAACTTCATCCCCGTTTACGAGGGCTTTGAAGTACAGCCAACCACCTACATGGCACAGGAAATCGCGAAGTACATCGCTGCAGGTAAGACTCTGCAGTGGGTCAACAGCGCTTACCCAGCTGGTCTGCAGGACGCATACGGTGCTGCAGCTCAGAAGTACTACGACGGCCAGATCGACCGCGCTGCATTCGCTGCAGAGCTCGAAGCAGCCTGGAAGAAGTAACACTTCTTCTCTGATTAGGAATCCCCTAATCTAACTACAGTGGTAAAAGAGTTGCCCGGGGCCTTGGGGCCCCGGGCAACTCGCCCTCACAGCTAAGGTCAATGAAGATGAGAAGACGTACAGAAGAAATTAAGCGTTTTGCGGTGTTCGCACTGATTCCGCTGGCCATCTTCACCCTCGTACTTGTAGTCCCTTTCACTCGCGGACTCTACTTCAGCTTCACTGACTGGAATGGCTTCGATGTCACGAAGTTCGTCGGTTTCGACAACTACATCCAGTCCTTCCAAAACGAATCTTTCTGGGCGTCTCTCAGCCTGACTGTTGCCTATGTGGCGGCTTCACTCGTTCTCGTTAACGTCGTAGCATTCGGTCTCGCTCTGCTAGTGACAATCCCTCTGCGCGGTGTCAATATCCTGCGCACCACATTCTTTGTGCCTAACCTCATCGGTGGAGTTATCCTCGGTCTTATCTGGCAGTTCATCTTCGGTCAAGCCCTGCCAGTCATGGCCAAGGCATCCGGGATTCCTCTCTTTGAAAAAAACTGGCTTCTCGATACAACCACCGCATTCTGGGCAATGGTTATTGTGACCGTGTGGCAGATGTCTGGTTACATGATGATCATTTACGTCACTGCGTTGATGAGTATCGAAAAAGATGTTCTTGAGGCCTCCTTCATCGATGGAGCCAGCAACGCACAAACGTTGTACTATATCAAGCTTCCCCTGATGGCTCAGGCATTCACCATCTCTCTGTTCTTGACCATCCGTAACGCCTTTATGGCGTACGACCTCAACCTTGCGTTGACTGGTGGTGGGCCATACCGAACCACAGAGTTGATATCGCTTCATGTGTTCCGTGAAGCTTTTGGCTACGGTAACTTCACCGCTGGCCAGTCCCAAGCAATCATCATGTTCGTAGTTATCGCGATTGCTGCTCTCACACAAGTCGTCATTTCTAAGAGGATGGAGGTCCAGCGATGAAACGCGCAAAACGTATTAACATCTTCTTCTTCATCTTTGCCAGTGTGCTGGCCGTGATTTATGCGTTCCCTTTTCTTTTGGTACTTCTTAACTCCGCCAAAGAAAAGCGTGCGGTACTGAACGACCCTCTTTCTCTTCCTGTTGAGTGGCAGTGGGAAAACTTCACTGATGCCATCAAGAAAATGGGCTACTGGCAAGCTCTAACTAACTCGTTGATCATTACGATCATCAGTGTTGTTGCCATCATCATTACCTCATCGATGCTGGCCTATTACCTCTCACGTTCGAAGACTAAGTTCTCTGCGATCACATTCCTCGTTCTGGTGGCATCGATGATTGTGCCCTTCCAAGCACTAATGATTCCTTTCGTTGGTCTTTTCGGAGAGCGTGGGTTGAACCTTCCCGGCAACCAGATAACCATCGCATTCTTCTATGTGGGCTTTGGTGTTGCGCTATCCACCTTCTTGTATCACGGGTTTATTTCTAACATCCCCTATGAACTTGATGAAGCTGCAGCTATTGATGGTGCTTCTCCGTTCAAAACATTTAGGAAGATCATCTTCCCGATGTTGGGACCTGTCACGGCAACTGTTGCCATCATCAACGCTCTTTGGGTGTGGAACGACTTCCTCTTGCCATCAGTGGTTTTGATTGATTCCGACCAGAAGACTCTTCCGCTGCGTACCTTCGTCTTCTATGGAAAGTACACCTCCGACTACGGTCTTGCCATGGCAGGTCTTCTGCTCTCTATCATTCCGATTCTGATTTTCTACTTCCTCATGCAAAAGAGAATCATTTCTGGTATCTCTGCAGGTGCAGTGAAGTAATTTCAGTTCACACGAGAATGGGCCCCAACGACATCAGTCGTTGGGGCCCATTCCCTATCTGGCATCAACTGACGCGATTAATCAATCCTTCGGAGGAGCGTTCGAGCTTGATAGGGTCACATATCACGCCGGTAAAGCCTCCGGGGTTACCTGTGTCAACAAAGCCAAGAAGTAGCCACTCGCCCTTAAACTCCACCACGCGGGCAGCATAAATTTCATCTGCAATAAGGGTCGTTCGATCCAGATCGAAAGGGCCTAGTGGCCCTGCAGCCGGAACGCAATATGTGCCGAATCCTTGTGCAATTCCAGGGCGTTCCACATCACGTGGCCCCATGCAGAAAAAGAGGAACCATTCACCATCTATTTGGATGGTTTCAGTCACTTCACACTGTCTAAATTGACTATCTGCAATCAGAGGTTCTTTGAGCTGCCAGGTTTCTAAATCTGGAGAGGTCGCATGAGCCACTGTGCCCCAGCCATCTTCGTCGCTTGCTGTGATGAGCATGTGCCATGAGTTGTTGTGGAAAAAGACCCAGGGATCACGGAAGTGTTCTGCGCCATCACTCTCATTGCCCAGAAGTGCGTATGGGGCTGCAGCTGAGAGTATCGGGGAGTCGCTGACGCGTTTCCACGTTGTGAGGTCATCAGAAACGGCGTGGCCGAGAGCTTGACGTTTTTCTTTGGTGCTGGTGTTGATTCCCGTGTAGAACATGTGCCAAATGTTTTTGTCTTTGACAATGCTCCCGGTCCAAATGGCTTGGTTATCAAAGCTTTCTGCGTGGGACGGACCGAGTGCTTCAGGTAGGTGCGTCCAGGAATATCCATCCTGTGAGATGGAATGTCCAACCCTCGCATTGATGTGCCTGAGGTCTGGATTTCCGAGGGATTTTGGTGCCATGAGATAAAAAGCATGGAGCGTTTCGTCGTCTACGACGTACCACGAGTCCCAAATCCATTCATGTTCTCGCGAAATCATACGCATTTTCTTTCTGTGTTGGGCAGGGGTGAAAAATAAATCCGAAACTGTGTGTCAAATGATTGTGATTCATTGCGTTTCATCAAGTATCCTCGATAATATCGACGCGCGTCGATAGTTTGCTACACATCAGTTTTCTGCACGAGTTTTCAACGGAAAGTAGTTCATATGTCAGATTCAGTTTTCCTCGCCGGAGATGAGAACTGGTGGCGTCAGGCAGTGGTTTATCAGGTATACCCACGATCATTCAAAGACTCCAACGGTGATGGTCTTGGGGACATTAAGGGAATTACTTCCAAGGTTGACTACATCGCAGAACTGGGCGTTGATGCCATCTGGCTGAGCCCTTTTTATCCCTCTGCACTTGCAGATGGCGGATACGACGTTGCTGACTATCGTGATGTTGATCCCAAGCTTGGTTCACTTGCTGACTTCGACGAGATGATCAAGGCATATCACTCCAAGGGGATTCGTGTTTTTGTTGACGTTGTCCCAAACCACTCATCTGACCTGCACGTGTGGTTCCAGGAAGCCCTTGCTTCCGAACCCGGATCTGCTGCTCGGGACCGCTACATCTTCCGCGATGGCAAGGGGGAAAATGGTGAGCTTGCACCCAATGACTGGCCTTCACACTTCGGACCAACTGCTTGGACGCGCACTACGAACCCTGATGGAACTCCAGGACAGTGGTATCTTCACCTCTTTGCTCCAGAGCAACCTGACTTCAACTGGGATAACCAAGAGGTCATTGATGACTTCAAAAAGACCATGCGTTTTTGGTCTGACCGCGGCGTAGACGGATTCCGCATCGATGTAGCACATGCCCTCAAAAAGGACATGTCGGAGCCTTACCCCTACATCGAAAACTACGACGTCAAGCACATCCCCCTTGACGGCTCGCATCATCTCTTTGACCGTGATGATGTGATGGAAATTTACAGGGGATGGCGTGAAATCTTCAATTCCTATGACCCACCACGTGTTGCTGTGGCTGAAGCATGGGTACCAGCAGCCCGGCGCCCACGATATGCCAGTCCAGAAACTCTCGGCCAGGCTTTCAACTTTGATTTGTTGGCGGCTCCATGGTCTGCAAGAAAGTTTAAGAAGAGCATCGAGTTCAACCTTGATTTATCAGAAAAATCTGGATCTTCTTCGACATGGGTACTCTCCAACCATGACGTGATTCGTCACGCAACACGCTACGGTCTGCCCAAAAAGACAGATTATGAAAAATGGGTGATGACAGATGGAACGAGCCCAGAGCTGGACCGTGAGCTAGGCCTATCCCGCGCCCGGGCAGCCACTATGCTTGTGTTGGCTCTTCCAGGCAGCACTTACATGTATCAGGGTGAAGAGCTCGGCCTGTTCGAAGTAGCTGATCTGCCAGGGCAGGTGCTTCAGGACCCAATCTGGTTGCGTGATGGCAAGACCCGAAAAGGTCGCGACGGTTGCCGTGTACCTCTCCCATGGGAAAAGGGCGGTTCTTCTTTTGGTTTTGGAACAGGATCAGCTCACCTACCTCAGCCTGCTTGGTTTGCAGGTTACTCGGTCGAGTTCGAAGAAGCGCAAGAAGACTCAACACTCAAGCTCTATCGGGCAGCACTGAAACTTCGCAAGGAGTTATTGACCGATGAAAATCTTGAGTTTGTTGACAGCAAACGCAAGGTTGTTCACTTCGTCCGCCCTAACGGTTGGCACAACATTACAAACTTCGGGAAGAAGCCAATCGCTCTTCCTGCGGGCTCGGTTCAACTCACTAGTGCACCCCTGGTTGATGGCAAGCTACCCGGCAACGCCACAGCCTGGATCACAGAATAAGGGGTTCCCTCCCTCCGTTCGAATGGTCTGTAATTCACGTGATTACAGGCCATTCGTATATCTGAACACTCGCCCGTAATACGGGGAAAAGTCGGTGCCCTCGCGTAGTTTTGAGGGCATGGCTTCAGGCTCTCAATCGCGTGGTCGCAGTAGTGGCGGCTCTCGTTCGCGTACCTCGAGCAGCAAGAAGTCTCAGCCTGCATCGGGTAGTCGATCAACGTCCTCCAACGGAGGAAGCCAGTACACCGGTATCGCGTGGCTCTGGATGAGCATGGCTCATCTAGCTGGTGGTGCTGCACGCATGCTGGGCCCGGAAAAGTTTTCTAAAGAAGAACGTCGTGATGGCGTGCCATTCACGCTAGTTGTTTTAGCGGTAATTGGTGCAATTACGCAGTGGTTCCTGCCCAACAATGAGATTGCCCAAACCATCAACGACTGGACATTTGGTGGATTATTTGGCCGGATTGCCTATGCCCTTCCGGTAGTGATGCTGCTGATGGCAATGTGGCTATTTCGTCATCCAAGCTCGGTCAATGACAACAACCGCATCGGTGTTGGGGTATTCCTGCTTCTGATGGCATCTTCTGGTTTGGCGCAAATTTTCGGCGGTCAACCAGATCCTTCTCAAGGACTTGCTGCCCTGGCAGATGCAGGTGGCGTTTTGGGCTGGGTCATCGCGGCTCCGTTAGCGCTCATCATTACTCCGGTAGGTGCTGTTGTCGTGATGATTGCGCTCATTGTGCTGTCACTGCTGATCATTACCAAGACTCCACCAAACCGCATCGGTGCTCGCTTACGTGAACTGTATGCGTATCTTTTTGGTTCACAAGCTGAGTCTGAAAGCAAAGAAACAGGCTCAATTGAGATTCTCGAGCTTGATCCAGTTGAGGCGTCTTCGTTGCCCTGGTGGCGCAGAAACGCGAGCAAGCGTGAAACTGAAGCAGCCTTTGATACTCCGGTGATAACTGATCCTGCGGCACATGCAGTTGATTTAGCAGCCACCCGAGAGATGTCAGATGTGGACATCATTGAAGAACTTGCCAACGCCGAACAAGCAGTGCGCGCATTCCATACCGGTGAGGTCGTCACAGATCCAGACTCTGTGGCTTCTCAGGACAACGTCTCTACAGCTCCGGTAGCGATTGTTGCCGCTACCGCTGAAGAGGCGGGTGTTGATGAATCTGTTGTCCCTCGTGTTGCGGCTCCTCAGGCGCCACCTGCCGTGTACCGCCTACCTCCGGCCAACTCGTTATCCGCAGGCGCGCCAGCAAAGACTCGTTCTGCAGCAAATGATGAGGCTGTCAGGGCAATCACAGAAGTACTTAAGCAATTCGCAGTAGACGCCACCGTCACCGGATTTAGTCGTGGACCAACAGTGACACGCTACGAGATTGAACTTGGACCTGGTGTGAAGGTCGAACGCGTCACTGCACTGTCGAAGAATCTCTCCTATGCAGTTGCCTCTAATGAGGTGCGCATTCTTTCGCCGATACCTGGCAAGAGTGCCATTGGTATAGAGATTCCAAACACGGACAGAGAAATCGTCACGTTGGGTGACGTTTTGCGCTCT includes these proteins:
- the thyX gene encoding FAD-dependent thymidylate synthase, coding for MAEIEFRSDVTVELVRSSAHDSDVLFAARVSTQGEQTLEESMHTPESRAEDEKRDKGLINYLMRDRHGSPFEHNSMTFYVQAPIFVFREFMRHRIASYNEESARYRELNPVFYVPAPARNLIQVGKPGAYDFVPGTAEQAALTREATIHAVSVAYQEYERMLEAGIAREVARGVLPVATYSSMYVTMNARSLMNFLSLRTKREGTHFPSFPQREIEMVAEKMEDEWAKLMPLTYAAFNEHGRVSP
- the dapA gene encoding 4-hydroxy-tetrahydrodipicolinate synthase, which translates into the protein MATAENPFGQVLVALVTPFTADGEVDWNDVEKHIDHVVSNGADGIVVTGTTGETSTLTDDEKVKLVEVGKNVAGNRAKIIMGGPSNETAHAIELAKKSAKAGADGIMAVTPYYNKPTQAGVLTHFRMVADATDLPFIMYDIPGRAGIQIQYETILRLAKHPNIVAVKDAKGDFSEVSRVLNQTDLLYFSGDDANVLPHMAIGASGLIGVTANVAPAPYRAMVDAVNRGDLTAATQQHMALEPLVRAIMTHVPGTVAAKYVLHGLGRIGSPRVRLPLVGPEEWEAAKIEDEIALVGAIEGVDFSNFRPDRNAAAGGALPKIAGTTR
- a CDS encoding ribonuclease J, translated to MPNELFDPHVLEPGTLRVVPLGGVGEIGRNMTVYELGGKLLVVDCGVLFPEETQPGVDLILPDFSYIRDRMDDILAIVLTHGHEDHIGAVPYLLRLKNDIPLVGSSLTLALIEAKLKEHRIQPYTLQVREGDKEQFGPYELEFVAVNHSIPDALAVAIRSEAGLVLHTGDFKMDQLPLDGRLTDLRAFARLGEEGVDLFLPDSTNADVPGFTPLERDIGPVLESVIHRSQRRVIVASFSSHVHRVQQVIDAAVANNRHVVLMGRSMVRNMGIAAELGYLEVPEGTIIDAKKAAELPDDRLVYMSTGSQGEPMAVLARMANLEHQIEVGPGDTVILASSLIPGNENAVFRVIDGLTKLGAKVVHKGNAKVHVSGHAAAGELLYCYNILQPKNVFPVHGEYRHLVANANLAIDSGVDAHRTILGEDGTVIDLKGGIARVVGQLDIGYVYVDGSSVGEITDNDLKDRRILAEEGFISIIVVVDPATGKIIVGPEIHAKGFAEDDAVFDEIKPAIARALQEAAHNGVRDTHSLQQVIRRTVGQWVSKSYRRRPMIIPLVIEA
- a CDS encoding LacI family DNA-binding transcriptional regulator; the protein is MPTPVKPKQATRADVARLAGVSESTVSYALTGVRPIGEQTRERIFAAMEELGYVPNAMAQALAGKKSGILALLFPVGERGFNETDFEYVQAANEAVSEEGYQLLLWPNAVEDIDSLTKIVNQGLVEGVLLMEVRADDPRVDVLEQAGMPFCLIGRTDYSDNLTYVDADFSQWGPMAIRHLVDLGHKHVGFIGIGDELVAAGYGPAVRTESGMKEEARRAGVSLYMKHMPATIRAGRAAMTELLKDNPEVTAVIGFNEPAMIGALEVIATHGLEIPRDISIMSLGLSEIAANLTVPAQSTIGVEGKDLGRMAGQYLVARLNGDTKSVLQHLSAPHFVDRGSTASPSR
- a CDS encoding ABC transporter substrate-binding protein, producing the protein MAVFSRKKAAVAGIAVTAVAASLMLSGCATSDSSNPNFKDCKEVTDITWLGTIKVEIQDQFTNAIDTYNATNTDCTTVTIVESPDQPFLQTVTTMYEAGEAPTIMTALQELPDMADKVMDWTGQPLAELAAPGTLDVANIDGKQVGIPVTAEAFGLLYNKAVLDAAGVDPAAIKTRSDLANAFAAVKATGVSPMHFSGLWWSLGAHLTNVYHANAADTAEGQLAVLDELTAGSKSLMDDPAFINWLDTFDLLKANTIDTATIADSDYDVAVENLATGQSAFWFMGNWAEPNLLTTTPDGEFGIMPLPINDNAGSAANENISVGVPFYIMIDTEQSTEAQQKSAIAVLTWFLTTPEGQAFWAGPVEKDGMNFIPVYEGFEVQPTTYMAQEIAKYIAAGKTLQWVNSAYPAGLQDAYGAAAQKYYDGQIDRAAFAAELEAAWKK
- a CDS encoding carbohydrate ABC transporter permease codes for the protein MRRRTEEIKRFAVFALIPLAIFTLVLVVPFTRGLYFSFTDWNGFDVTKFVGFDNYIQSFQNESFWASLSLTVAYVAASLVLVNVVAFGLALLVTIPLRGVNILRTTFFVPNLIGGVILGLIWQFIFGQALPVMAKASGIPLFEKNWLLDTTTAFWAMVIVTVWQMSGYMMIIYVTALMSIEKDVLEASFIDGASNAQTLYYIKLPLMAQAFTISLFLTIRNAFMAYDLNLALTGGGPYRTTELISLHVFREAFGYGNFTAGQSQAIIMFVVIAIAALTQVVISKRMEVQR
- a CDS encoding carbohydrate ABC transporter permease, whose translation is MKRAKRINIFFFIFASVLAVIYAFPFLLVLLNSAKEKRAVLNDPLSLPVEWQWENFTDAIKKMGYWQALTNSLIITIISVVAIIITSSMLAYYLSRSKTKFSAITFLVLVASMIVPFQALMIPFVGLFGERGLNLPGNQITIAFFYVGFGVALSTFLYHGFISNIPYELDEAAAIDGASPFKTFRKIIFPMLGPVTATVAIINALWVWNDFLLPSVVLIDSDQKTLPLRTFVFYGKYTSDYGLAMAGLLLSIIPILIFYFLMQKRIISGISAGAVK
- a CDS encoding glycosyl hydrolase family 32, giving the protein MISREHEWIWDSWYVVDDETLHAFYLMAPKSLGNPDLRHINARVGHSISQDGYSWTHLPEALGPSHAESFDNQAIWTGSIVKDKNIWHMFYTGINTSTKEKRQALGHAVSDDLTTWKRVSDSPILSAAAPYALLGNESDGAEHFRDPWVFFHNNSWHMLITASDEDGWGTVAHATSPDLETWQLKEPLIADSQFRQCEVTETIQIDGEWFLFFCMGPRDVERPGIAQGFGTYCVPAAGPLGPFDLDRTTLIADEIYAARVVEFKGEWLLLGFVDTGNPGGFTGVICDPIKLERSSEGLINRVS